The genome window CTCCAGTGCTTGTAGACGTTGCTAGGTGGTCCACGGACAGGGTTGTTATTGTATTATCTGTGTTATTCTTTGTACTGCcacgattgaagatgaatagattgaaagtttctcaCAAAAGAAAAAGACATGTAGGAAGTTATACTTTTGTCCGGATGCGCTGGATGCGGAATTGCGCATGTATGGAAGGGCTCTCCATTGCTATCCAAAGGAGTGACCTTCCTATCAGCATTGAGATTGTTTCGATCACTGCGGTTGCTATGATACAGAGCCAAGAGGTGACAAATGAGTCTATGCCTCCATTGTCATGGAAATCAAGTACTTGAGAGGTCATAATGATTATTGTATTACTCATGTAATTCGTACCTAAAATAAGGCTAGTGATCGTCTGGCTAGTTTTGCTAGAATAGAGGATAGGACTATAGCATTGGATCGGTTCGGGTCCTCCTGAAGTTTTAATTAGAGCTTGCCATTAATGAGTCTAAAGACATTGTGATTGAGTAATACATGGTTTACCCCCAATTAAAAGAAGAAGCAAATAGACTAAAATCCAGAAGCGTCCCATGTATAATCAAAGACGGACAACAAACATATAAGCAAAACATTTTTTCATAGTCAACAAGTCAAAGAAGAATATGACATAAAAAGACAAAGTCAACCACATGGGCAAGAAGCAAAGAGGGTCAAACCTAGAAGGGTCCCATGCATGCAAGGCCCATTCATGAAAGCATAAGATGAGTGACTCACCGTCGATAAATCGTATTTATTTTAATAAATCTCCACTCTCATATTATCAATCTAAATATTCATATTTCATACAACCAAATCGAATTAAATTATATTGCAATCAACTCTTGCAGCAACATGCAGGGCATCATCTAACTGCAACTCGTTGCATACAAATTTGAACAGCGGAACACCGCCGTGCCTGGTCAACAGTAACAATGGCAGAAGTGCAGTCCGTCACGCATCTTGCACTCGCCACCGCGGCAGCCCGACTGGCACCACGCGTTGCACTCGCCGTTCTGCTCCGGCAGCTTGCAGCCGATGTTCTTCAACCCGTTGCCCCAGCTGTGGTGGTCCGTGCAGCAATGCAGTTCCTCCGACGACGCTGGAACAAAATTGATCAAGCACATCATGAATTAAAGTTCGTTTAcgttacgtaaacaggggcatgtgATGCAACGCAGCCTTGGTAAAAGCAATCGGTAAAACTTACTCGCCGAGGCGACCAGCGAACCTAGGACAACAAGGGCCACTAGTGCAGTGGCACGAGTCATGATCTCCTTTCTTTCTCTTGCCGTGTGTCTTCTTAATTTGCTCCGATATTAGGCCGATCTCAAAGTGTGCTTCTCTGTCGGTGTGTATTGTCTAACACTGGCGTTGCCGTACTATTTATATTCTCCGGATTCATGCCCTATTTACTGTGGAATTCCCTATAGTATAAATGAGATCTATTTAGCAGTATTATTACTTTTTGGCGAGATCAACCTTACATGCATGATTTGCTTGATGCGTGATTAGTAAACGAAATGTGCTTGATCAATACTGGCGTTGCCGTACACTATTTATACTCTCAAGACTCATGCCCTCTTTAATTTGGATTTCCCTGTAATAAAGGAAATCCATTTAGAAGTACAGTATTATTAATAAGGGAAATCCAGCAGATCATCCATTGGAGATACTGCAATATTTTGACGCCTACGCCACCTGTCTATTGAGTTCTATTGAGTTCTATTGTATGTTGCTACCGCCTTAGTTTTCTCGCTTATATTTATTTTGTTTGCTCAAGATGAGCATAATCAGAGCTGGTGCTTTTGATGCATCCATGTTTGTCTATGAGTGTTATTCTATCATATGATGCAAATGGGGATCTTGCAAGCATATAACCATCTTAACATTCATGTTTTGTGTCTATTTTTATCCACTTACCTAACACAAACTGAAGGGCAAAATGGATAGGCGTGACAACATGCTCTATCAATGATCTAGTATATTCAATAATTCGTGAAAAAAGTCTAACTAAGAGTATGGAAAGCCATAATACACATTGTCTTCATCAACTACAAGAGCTAAACTTCCCTAATTAGGGCCCGACTAGTCGCATTAATTTTTTTGACACAAAATGCGTATTGGTCAACACTATTACTTTTTGTGATAATCCACAAGTACAAGATATGCCATTTATGTAGGTCAATAGACAGTCGCCGATGAGAAGAGTGAGCAAATAAAACCTTGTGCGAGGTGGTAACGAACCATTAAATGATTGCATTTGAACCAAAAACATATGTGCTGTCCCTTATAAGTAATGTAGAAAACATGTGTCATGAGGTTTTATCCATGACCGTCTCTATACTAATGAAATTAATTGACAAAGAGTAGTTCTTGATAAAAATAATTTGTTGACTTATAAGCCCCATTAAGACGATATAATTAATAAAATTGACACCATATCTCCGGATCTCTACACAACAAGGTACACATAATCCTAGCAAATCCTATATATGACTGAATAGTTAATTTCCACTAACTTACTCCTTTTAATGTGTAAG of Triticum dicoccoides isolate Atlit2015 ecotype Zavitan unplaced genomic scaffold, WEW_v2.0 scaffold63374, whole genome shotgun sequence contains these proteins:
- the LOC119347297 gene encoding putative defensin-like protein 27 — translated: MTRATALVALVVLGSLVASATSSEELHCCTDHHSWGNGLKNIGCKLPEQNGECNAWCQSGCRGGECKMRDGLHFCHCYC